Genomic segment of Alcanivorax borkumensis SK2:
GGATATAAAACTTACGCATCTTCCCGGAGATATGGGCCGTAATTACATGACCGTTGTCCAGCTTCACACGAAACATCGTGTTAGGCAGAGTATCAACGATGACACCTTCAAGTTCGATTTGCTCTTCTTTCGCCATCCAACAATTACCTTGGGTTACCGGCTATTAGCGACGCGCAATTGTGCCGTAAAAGGGCGCTGGCTGCAAAAGAAGTTGGGAAATGGGTGCAACAATAGGCTCAATCCCCGGAATCATTGGGCTCCGACTGCTCTTTCCAGCTGCCGCTGGCAAGAATCTCCAGGGGTTGGTACTGGTTTTTGTAGCTCATCTTCTGGCATTGGCGAATCCAGTAGCCCAAATACAGGTAAGGAAGCCGCAGTCGCTGACACTGTTCAATCTGCCACAACAAGGCCATAACACCCAGGCTGCGTTCTGGCAGGGTTGGGTCGAAAAATGTGTACACGGCGGATAGGCCGTCATTAAGTTGGTCGGTAACGGCCACAGCCAGCAGCTTTCCCTTCTCGCGAAATCCGTAGAAATGCGTGTCGGCCCATTCGCAGGTAAGAAAATTGGTGAACTGTTCCTCCGAAGGCGGGTACATGTCGCCGTCACCGTGGCGATCGTTGATATAGGCCGCATAAAGGGTGTACAGCTCACGACTGAAGCGAGCAGGCTCGCGGTGCACGGTCAGATCCGCATTGTGTTTGAGGATACGACGGTGACGGCGGCGGGGGAGGAAGTCATCCACCCGCACTCGGGCTGGAATACAGGCATTACAACTGTCGCAATGGGGGCGGTACAGGTAGTCACCGCTGCGACGAAATCCCAGCAGGCTCAGTTCGCTATAAAGCTCCGGTGATAGCGCCGCCTGGGGGTCCACAAACAGAGTAGACGCCTGGCGGTCTTCTAGGTAACTGCAGCCATGGGCTGGGGTGCGAAAAAAGCGCAGTGTGGATAAGTCAGTCATGGTGCTAAGTGTAGCTTAGCTGCGGGGCGCTAAAAAGCCTGATGCGCAGCCTGTAGGTCTGGCCAGTCAAAGCGGTCGCCGGGCCAGTGGCTAGGTGCCGGCTGGCTGGGAATCCAGCGTTGAAGATGGGCTTCGAAGGCGCTTCTTGGCATCATCTCGGCACCCATGGACATGAGATGTGGATTCTCGATTTGCGCATCAAGCAGCTGGATATCCAGTTTCCGGGCGAAATTGCGTAACGCCACCAGCGCAACCTTGGAGCCGTTGCGCTGCGGTGATGCCATGGATTCACCAAAAAACATCTGCCCCAACTGGATGCCATAGAGACACCCGGCCAGCGCACCGTTCTGCCAGATTTCCACACTATGGGCATAGCCGAGCTCATGTAATCGGCAGTAGGCTGCTAGCATGTCTTCGCTTATCCAGGTGCCGGCTTCGTCTTGCCGTGGGGCGGCACAGGTGCGCATCACTGTTTCAAAGGCACGATCGAAGGTCACGGTGAAATCAGCACGGCGCAGATGGCGTGCCAAGCTGCGACTGACATGCAGTTGTTCCAGTTGGATTACGCAGCGCGGGGCGGGGCTCCACCAAAGTATCGGCTGAGATTCAGCGTCATACCAAGGGAAGATGCCGGTCGAGTAAGCCCTTAGAAGAGTATCAGGGCTAAGGTCCGACCCAGCAGCCAGTAGGCCGTCTGGGTCGGTGAGGGCGAGCCGGGTATCAGGGAAGGGTTCTCCAGGTTCCAGCCATGGCACCATAATCGCGGCCCTCGTTTGCGGGACTAGTTTTTCAGGTGGTCCAGGAAGCGTTCAGCATCCAGGGCGGCCATACAGCCTGCCCCCGCGGAGGTGACTGCTTGGCGGTAGATATGGTCAGCCACGTCTCCAGCAGCAAACACCCCTTCTACACTAGTGGCGGTGGCATTGCCTTCGGTGCCGCTAGCGATCTTGATGTAGCCGTCTTTCATTTCCAGCTGGCCGGTAAAAATATCCGTGTTGGGTTTGTGC
This window contains:
- the infA gene encoding translation initiation factor IF-1, whose amino-acid sequence is MAKEEQIELEGVIVDTLPNTMFRVKLDNGHVITAHISGKMRKFYIRILTGDRVKVEMSPYDLTKGRITFRMK
- a CDS encoding arginyltransferase; the protein is MTDLSTLRFFRTPAHGCSYLEDRQASTLFVDPQAALSPELYSELSLLGFRRSGDYLYRPHCDSCNACIPARVRVDDFLPRRRHRRILKHNADLTVHREPARFSRELYTLYAAYINDRHGDGDMYPPSEEQFTNFLTCEWADTHFYGFREKGKLLAVAVTDQLNDGLSAVYTFFDPTLPERSLGVMALLWQIEQCQRLRLPYLYLGYWIRQCQKMSYKNQYQPLEILASGSWKEQSEPNDSGD
- the aat gene encoding leucyl/phenylalanyl-tRNA--protein transferase encodes the protein MVPWLEPGEPFPDTRLALTDPDGLLAAGSDLSPDTLLRAYSTGIFPWYDAESQPILWWSPAPRCVIQLEQLHVSRSLARHLRRADFTVTFDRAFETVMRTCAAPRQDEAGTWISEDMLAAYCRLHELGYAHSVEIWQNGALAGCLYGIQLGQMFFGESMASPQRNGSKVALVALRNFARKLDIQLLDAQIENPHLMSMGAEMMPRSAFEAHLQRWIPSQPAPSHWPGDRFDWPDLQAAHQAF